In a genomic window of Macadamia integrifolia cultivar HAES 741 unplaced genomic scaffold, SCU_Mint_v3 scaffold1688, whole genome shotgun sequence:
- the LOC122064586 gene encoding glutenin, high molecular weight subunit PW212-like, whose protein sequence is MGNPNSNPPPSSPSASIHHFSHPHPLELQVLSKVPVSKPKPVATNVTVSCAGCKFNASDTFYACKPCNYNLHIACSNMAQYINHPVDPHHTLTLLPVPAYPDGNFNCDACGRSGNGFSYHCQTCNIDIHALCALMPLSVNHQSHHHPLTLTFSPPYQSKSFSCDICQQMGSNYWLYRCNLCEYDAHLSCARTKSQKPLQTQTQPIQQQMGIAVPQPMTPPQTQPQNRPIHQQTPKRTAIPQQPQLAQAQAQARAQPQTQPQPQAQPIYQPTQRTAIPQQQARTRPIYQQTVQNTAAPQQPPLTETQTQPQPQTQQIYQQRPAAPQLTQPQPQTQLIYQQRPTAQLTQTRPQPQPQPAYQQRPAAPPLTQTRPQPQTQPAYQQRPAAPQQPPQIQPQPQPIYQQPIQRPAMPQYQSGPQLRPAPAYMPSNMINPNQVMYGPAGAGQRSMQPMQGNRNSFMNTVLQSAVTGAASQIGRTLAQDIMGGGGSGGGGGGGGLLGGLFGGGGGGGGGREPNQYNDYGNPNQFDQYGAAGHDPDYGNPNQVDQYGGVDQYGAAGHDPDYGNPNQVDQYGATAHDPDLGNPNHVDQYGDVDHYGAAGHDSDLYPPNQVDQYGAAGYDNSHIGDPNQDGYNPNEGAYEDTGADQISMQESVDISSSYDDGDGGGGCDFSADFSASYDTGGGGADFSADISASYDTGGGSADISADFSASCAVND, encoded by the coding sequence ATGGGAAACCCCAATTCTaatcctcctccttcttctccttctgcttCAATCCACCATTTCAGCCACCCACATCCCTTAGAGTTACAAGTACTCTCTAAAGTACCTGTTTCTAAGCCCAAACCAGTAGCTACAAATGTTACAGTTTCATGTGCAGGTTGCAAGTTTAATGCTTCTGATACATTCTATGCCTGTAAGCCCTGTAACTACAACCTTCATATAGCATGTTCTAATATGGCTCAATACATCAACCATCCTGTTGACCCACATCACACACTTACTCTCCTCCCTGTTCCTGCATACCCAGATGGGAATTTCAATTGTGATGCCTGTGGCAGATCAGGGAATGGATTTTCCTACCATTGTCAGACCTGCAACATAGATATACATGCTCTCTGTGCTCTTATGCCATTGTCTGTTAATCACCAATCCCACCATCACCCACTTACCCTTACCTTCTCACCTCCTTACCAGAGCAAGAGCTTCTCTTGTGATATATGTCAGCAGATGGGTTCTAATTATTGGCTCTATAGGTGCAATTTATGTGAATATGATGCTCATCTGAGTTGTGCCAGGACAAAGTCCCAAAAACCACTACAGACTCAGACTCAGCCGATTCAACAACAAATGGGAATTGCAGTCCCCCAGCCCATGACACCACCGCAGACTCAACCTCAGAATCGTCCGATTCATCAACAAACACCAAAGAGAACTGCAATTCCCCAACAACCACAGCTGGCTCAGGCTCAGGCTCAGGCTCGGGCTCAGCCTCAGACTCAGCCGCAGCCTCAGGCACAGCCGATTTATCAACCAACACAGAGAACAGCAATTCCCCAGCAACAGGCTCGGACTCGGCCGATTTATCAACAAACAGTACAGAATACTGCAGCTCCCCAGCAACCACCATTGACTGAGACTCAGACTCAGCCCCAGCCTCAGACTCAGCAGATTTATCAACAGAGACCTGCAGCTCCCCAGCTGACTCAGCCTCAGCCTCAGACTCAGCTGATTTATCAACAGAGACCTACAGCCCAGCTGACTCAGACTCGGCCTCAGCCTCAGCCTCAGCCAGCTTATCAACAGAGACCTGCAGCTCCCCCGCTGACTCAGACTCGGCCTCAGCCTCAGACTCAGCCAGCTTATCAACAGAGACCTGCAGCTCCCCAGCAACCACCACAGATTCAACCTCAGCCTCAACCAATTTATCAACAACCAATACAGAGACCTGCAATGCCCCAGTATCAATCTGGGCCTCAGTTGAGACCTGCACCTGCCTACATGCCTTCAAACATGATTAACCCAAATCAGGTTATGTATGGACCTGCTGGGGCTGGTCAGAGAAGTATGCAGCCAATGCAGGGAAATCGCAATAGTTTTATGAACACTGTCCTTCAGAGTGCTGTCACTGGTGCAGCTTCGCAGATTGGTAGGACTTTGGCGCAAGATATTATGGGTGGAGGCGGTAGTGGTGGTGGCGGCGGCGGTGGTGGTCTTCTGGGTGGTctttttggtggtggtggtggtggtggtggtggaagggAGCCAAACCAGTATAATGATTATGGTAACCCAAACCAGTTTGATCAGTATGGAGCTGCAGGGCATGATCCTGACTATGGTAACCCAAATCAAGTCGATCAGTATGGAGGTGTTGATCAGTATGGAGCTGCAGGGCATGATCCTGACTATGGTAATCCAAATCAAGTTGATCAGTATGGAGCTACAGCTCATGATCCTGATCTTGGTAATCCAAATCATGTTGATCAGTATGGAGATGTTGATCATTATGGGGCTGCCGGGCATGATAGTGATTTATATCCCCCAAATCAAGTTGATCAGTATGGAGCTGCTGGGTATGATAATAGTCATATTGGTGACCCAAACCAGGATGGGTATAACCCTAATGAGGGTGCTTATGAAGATACAGGGGCTGATCAGATAAGTATGCAGGAAAGTGTTGATATTAGTAGCAGttatgatgatggtgatggtggtggtggctgTGATTTTAGTGCAGATTTTTCAGCAAGCTATGATaccggtggtggtggtgctgatTTTAGTGCAGATATTTCAGCAAGCTATGATACAGGGGGCGGCAGTGCCGATATTAGTGCGGATTTTTCAGCAAGCTGTGCTGTCAATGATTGA